AAGATGGCAAGTGACCTAATACTGCACGGTCTTTAAATCAGATTTGTGCTTCCTTCCTGTACATCACAGGTACCTCAGTCTGTCACTAAATTATATTAAGCTGTGTTCATTTGATTCTTCATAATGCTAAACAtaaattctttgttttgaaaaatgttgTGATTTTGAGTTTTGCAAACAAGCACAACAAACAAAAGTGAGACTACCACCTTCAATCTTTTGAAAGATAATAGGTAGGAGGGAGACCCTGCTAATAAGGTGCTAATAAGGTGCTTCTCCAGCTAGGAAGGAAGCTGGTGAAGATCTCCTCCCAGGAAGTAATTAATTTCTATTGGCACTCCAGGCAGTACCAAGTTGGAAAGCGCCAGGAAAAGCTGTGggctctttttttcctctgctttcagaagggattttgcaaaagcttttattttctctgtcacTTAGAGTTGGCTAGTTAGGGTCTTCGCTTGTGGCCAGGAGGCCAGACCCGaacatatataaatgaaatgaaagcagaTGGACagtccaaaagaaaaataagtgtgcAGATTATCATTATTGATGAGCCCAATGATTAAGTAatctaaaaaaaagaactaagaagAACAAAGAGCATATCTTAGAGGAGAATAAGAACTTTAAATTATGCCATTTAGAAAACCAAAGATATTAGGCTTCAGACCCAGGGAAAGGAAAGTCTGAGACATAAAGAAGCCTGGGACACAGGGCTTAGGTTCTGCTCCTGGTTGTATACTTTTGGGTAAACACAGACCCGACCCTGTCCTCTTCATGTACAGAAGGAGGGATGTCAAATGGCCATCCAAGTGTACAGGCCTTTCTGGTGAGGGCATACAATTAACCAGAAGCTTAACTAACCCCTTCTCACTACCTGGTAAAATAGCTAATGTCCAAAAATTGAACCCCTGGTACTACAGAAGTGGAGAAATGAAGGCAGAATGACAAAAGAATGTACAATCTAAATTTGCAGTTAATTTTATTGAACCTCCAGGTCTGGCACAGTTCTGGCATACagcaggcactcagtaaatgATGAAATGATGGTGGATAGACTGATGGAAGGTTAGGCCTGCCCCTGTGGTGGTTAAGGATGTGAGACGAATGAGTCCTGTGGTTGATTCCTGATCCACACAGTTaacaggcctcagtttctccctgtGAAGTAGAGGATACATCTTAGCTTACTGGGAGGATTTAATGAGAAAATGCCTTGCACATAAGAACACACAATAAACCTCAGCTACTATTAGTACTGATGCTGTGATCTTGTCCTCCACTCAAAAGAGTTCTCAGGAACAGGTAGGATCCTAAAGTTAGAAGCCTGCAGATAAGGGAATCTGTTAGGCCTCTAGGGTTTCTGTCAGACGCTGCACCTTCTCCCAATCCTGTCCACAGGTACCCTTTTTGCTGGGAACCTTGATGAGGCCTAGCACTCAAAAGTGAGAATCCAAGTTACATAGCTCTGAGAGCCCCAAATTTCAGCCTCATTTACACTGGAAAGACCCATCCAGGCCTGCCCACTACTGGTGGGAGTGCCCTAGCCTAGTTGCCTGGCAGGTGGGAACACTGTTGCTGTTGTTCCTCCTGCTGGCAGGGAGGGAAGTGGTGGCTGAGGTGTGAGCCCACCACTAACTGAGACTTGACAGCCCATTTGCATGCATTTAAGGACTCGGTACATTGGTACATCGGAAAACTTCAGGTCACAGACTGTAGCTCCCTTTCATAGGATCTGGGGAAAGATAGATCTTTCTAGTAACAGACAGGGTAGAGGGGTGGATAGACAGGTTTCTGTCTACAAATGGCTGTTTCTGATTTCAGAGAACCTGCCATGGTCAGATCTCTCTTGGGTTTTTCCTCTTAACAGTGATCATGTCTCTTCCCTTTGTTTAGCTAAAATTGATGCAGCAAAAATATTAGTGAGAGTGTGAAGCTATAgcatataaacacatttttatgaaGTCTGCTTCTAGTGAGCTGCAAAAAGATGCACGACTTAGAAAACATTGAGAAGCTGATACCTTTTGCAGGTGAGGTTGCAATGGTCATTGGGcaagggaggaggagatggtaaGCTGTCCAGTCATCAAGACTTCATtgatgctgtattttttttttcagttgaaaagCAGCCTAATCTCGGCTTAAACCCAAccctacccccccaccccaacccccaccccgaACCCCTGCCTCCCGCAAGAGGCCTGGGAGAcatcagaaacaagacaaatgAAGAACTTCCACCGCCTGCCTGGGATTCAAAAAGCCGAATTTCCGGCAGGCAAGGCAGttccaatgaggaaaaaaaaaaagtttacttaaTGGCATAATATCGAGGCTTAAAAATTAGGACTTATCGGAGGTAAAATAACAGTCTTCAAGAAACTATGGCCACTGTCCACTCCTTCATTTTCAAATTGCCAGAATATCTGCGATCTTGAAAAACCAACACCGATTCCTGCCTCTTACCGTTCTCACCACTTTTCTTTAAGTGATTGTCTTTACGAAGGCAGCCAAAAATTTAACCCCACTGGGAGCGGAGGGTGGGGGTGGCGGGGATAGTGGGTAGGGTTGGGGAGGGACAAAAAAAAACCCGTCAAAATCAGCAAGGCCTCTCCCAGAATGTGCGGATGAGGCTATACAATCTGCACACGATTTCTGCAAGGGTTCTCGATGGAGCCGCGAGGctgttctctgtgctttggtCTCCAGGCCCGAGACAGTCTAGGTGTTATAAAGTCGGCTTAGTGACCACCGGAGACGGAAACCGCTAATTGACAAATCCTCTTTGATCTCCCGGCCATTTGGCCCCTGACACAGAGGCTCTGGCATAGGCGCTTTCCCAGAATTTGAACCAAAGGAGCGCGTCCAGCGCCTGTGGGCGCGACGTGGGTCCCCAGTGACCGTGAGCCCACGGTCTGGATCAGACATTCACATTTTTTTGCCACTGTACTTGTAGAGAAGTGTCTGATTAGATTCGGCAACTCTAGCCCAGCGCTTTTCTTTAAATCTGGGGGGTGGCCTGGGGGAATAATTTACAGTGTCCATGTCCACTGCCTTCCCCACCTTTCTCTTTCCATTcgtcccctctttttttttttttttttttttttttgctaggacTATAATGTGATTTGCAATCTTAGGTGAATGAACAAAAGTGGAGCGCTGGGGACAGATCGCAGGGGACAGATGCGGAGTGAGAGCAAAACACCGGTATGGGGGATAATAGGCAGCCGGCCTCCTCCCCGCCTGGTCTCCACTGCCCCTTCGTAGTCCACGTAAGATGAATGTCCCCTCATCCGTCATCTTCGGCAAACGGCCTCCCCCTAGGCAAGCAGAGAATCTAATGAAACCTATTAGCTAGCTCCGAACTGAGCACCTTTGTGAAGCCAACCGAGGGTCTCCATTGTGCCCTTTTTCCGCGGAATTTAATCATTTACCTCCGCGTAAGAGCGGAACTCAGCGCAGGTCTGGACACCGTGTGCCCAGCTCCGCACCGCCGGCGCATCAGCAGCTCCCTCCCGCGGCGGTCCCTGAACCACCCTCGCGGATGCCCCGGGGTCACGCTGCGGGCGCACGAGCAGGAACGTCGCACCTGGTCCACGTGTCCGACTCTCTTAGTCCCCGTAGAGCCGCTGAGCTTTAAGAGACAACTGCGAACACTTCGGCTGGTACTGTGTGACCGGGACTCCAAGGAAACACACTTGACATGAATCCTGCTTTCCTGGCGGACGTTGGGGCCTCGGGGTTTTTCATGCTGACGGTTGGAAGGCGCGCGCTCAACGGCCACTGGGGGCCTTGGAGCGCAGAGGGGCCTCGGGTTCGGATCGACGGCGCTGGGGGACTGGACGCGCGGGTAGcaaccccatccccaccccccgcGTGTCCCCAGAAAGCACGAGGGATCCTGGGCATTTAAAGGTGGGCAGAGAGGTCCGTTTGGGCTAGACTCCTCGGGCTTTCTGTGTGCGCACTTGGCAGAGGAAATGCAAACTCTGTAGTAAGCCGAGGTCTCCGGGTGTCACCCCTTTAGAGGGAGGTGGTCCTACTCAAAAATCTTGCCCCAGAGGACTTTCCATCTGAAAAGATCGTGGAGTTCCTGGAACGCGCTCCAGTCCGGACAGGTGCAGAACCTTTGGCGCGGCCACGCTTTCGATCTAATCCCCTAAACTGGCCGCTTAAAGACCGGAGAGCTTGGGTCTCCAGTGAAGGCGGATCACGCGACTAGGGGGTGGGGGCATCACCGTGCAGAACCCTGGCTTCCAAAAGCCCAGGCTCCCGCGGCCTCCCCTCTGAGAGTGAGCTGAACGCCGGGGCCCAATCAGTGCGTTCTCCGACCGGTGACCGTGTTCGGCCCGCCCCCTCCACGACTATAAAAGTTGGTGCGAAGTCTGCATTGGGTATTCCGCGTGCAATCCCGCGCCCCCTGCACTGACCCCAGGTGCGCTCCTTCGCCTGCTCGTCTGAGTGCGGGTCTCTGTGGCCCGCAGTCACTAACTCCTCATTCTCCTTGGTCCCCAACACGGGGTGACTGGGCCAGTCTGCAggcttccccctcctcccttctttttctccctcccgcCTCAGCAGCCGCCGCACCTCGCTTCGCCGACCCGCAGGTGAGCAGCACTGCAGCGCCGCTGTCCGGCGAACTCACCTTGCACTGCCCAGGTCTGGCTGGGGCGGTGGCGGCACagctgcccccaccccaccctcttaAATCGCTCTTCCCTGCAGGATGAAGAATTCGATGCTGGAGGTGGTGTCCCTGCTGCTGGAGAAGTTGCTCCTCATCTCCAACTTAAGGCTCTTCAGTTCGAGCGCTCTGGGTGAAGACAAAGGGAGGAACAGTTTTTATGAGGTCAACTCTTTCCTTCGCGGCGACGTGCTGGAGGTGCCCCGGACCCACCTGACTCACTATGGTATCTACCTGGGTGACAACCGTGTCGCCCACCTAATGCCTGACATCTTGTTGGTGCTGACCAACGACAAGGGACGCACTCAGAAGGTGGTCTCCAACAAGCGTCTCCTCCTGGGCGTCATCGTCAAGGTGGCCAGCGTCCGCGTGGACACAGTAGAGGACTTCGCCTATGGAGCCAACATCCTCGTCAATCATCTGGATGAGTCCCTCAAGAAGAAGGCGCTGCTCAATGAGGAGGTGGCCGAGAGAGCTGAGAAGCTGCTGGGCCTTACCTCCTATAGTCTACTATGGAACAACTGCGAGCACTTTGTGACCTACTGTAGATACGGCACCCCGCTCAGCCCCCAGGCGGAAAAGGTAGGACGGGATGCGGAGGGAAGGTGACCCCGGTGGCAGTCTCCTCTCCTCCCTGACCTTTTCTTGTCCCTAGGAACAGAGATCTTCCTGGATACCTCCCCCACCACTTCCACGCCATTCTTGAGTTCTAGATTATGTAAGGAAAGCTCTAGTTTCTAAGGGAGGCCGGGTAAATAAAAACAATGCGCCTCGCAGGTTAGAAATCTTCAGCCAAAGGGCGTGGCCATGCAGGATGCTTTCAGTGATTCCAGAGTCCTGTCCAGTTATTGCTGCAGAATCTCCACGTACTACGTGGTTCAAATGACAAAGGGCAGGTGACTGATGGTCACAGGCAATCTGCCAGTGTGCTCAAAACTTCTCCCCAAAGAACTGCCATTCGAAGACAGGTGTCCAttgtttttatctattttttatttatttatttattttttcggtactggggcttgaactcagggccttcaccttgagccactccatcagtccaatttttcatgatagagtttttgagatatagtctcgcgaactatttgccccggctggcttcgaacttcgatcctcctgctctctgccttctgagtagctaggattacaggctgagccaccggcacccggctccattgttttttatttgatccATAACATTAGCAACACATTGTGTGCCTTTAAGGAAGTGTGCAGTTTTCTCCCTCTGTAAGTTTCATGGGTGAATTCCCTTTGCTTAATATAAACTGTCAAAATTCCTAGTAACAGGACATCCCTGGTAGGTCTCTTATTCCTGTGTCTGCTTCAGATAGGTTTTTTCGTTGTGATTTCTTTGTGTTGGCTTTGATCCCCATCTAACTTCCTCTTTGCTAAGCATCCAGGTGAGTGACCCATTAGCCCCAAAGGTAGGCTAGATTGCTTATAAAATTCCAGAGATCAAAACAATTGATCCACAAGAAGAGCCCTTAAGTGAAGAAACTAATATGGATACTGTGGGGGATAAAAAGCAGTAGTAAAATTTAACATTCTTAAATAAGCCACACATTCAAAGGGGGAGGAGGATGTGTTATTTCCTGTTGAAACCTCTTAACTTTGAAAGACAAGTAACATTTTAAGCCTGCAACTTCATTTGCAGTTGCAAGCGCTCAGCCCTCCTGGGAGTAGTTACAGGAATATTGTAAgtattcactcttcttcatggaaACTTAGTCAATCGCACAATCAGCTTTAGTGTTATTCTTCATATTTAGTTTTTTTGGACTAAAAGAACCTGAGTCTATATAACCATGCTCTACATCTTAGGTTTTAATTGCTCTACatcttgattaattttttttttacctaaatgGGAAAAATCTCCAAGGCAGAGGTTGAAACTATTATGCTTTTATATATCAGCATATGAAACTTATTGTAGATTTTTTTATGCAGCCCAAACAGACTCAATCTAGGAATTCCTtttcaagcaaaataaaaatacagttagaGCACTGTGGAATGATTCAAGAATCATAGCTCCAATCCAGGCCCGTTTAGAAAGAAACCTCCCCACACTTAACAAACACCAGCTCTGAAAGTACACAAAGGAAACACATCAGATTTACTTAAGAACCAAGCAAATCATTTCTCTAAGGAAAAAACAGTCTTTCTGTCTGATAATTAGGAGTTATCCTTTCATGGAACACATATACCACTGTATTTCTACAGAAAaacattataagcacttttgaaaGGTAGCAAAATATTTAATCTGCATAAAGAACTAGTTTCTCATCTTTGGAAACTTGTCAGGTTTTACAGCAGGGAAGAAGTGTTTTAATTACTGTTGCTGCACAGCACCTCTTATGAAACTGagtttttgtcttctctttgaaTGGTCTAAACAAACAGTTTGGCACCAGACTAGATTTTTTTCCCAGGGGAAAAAAGTCCTTATcccaaattaaaaatgtaaaaactgtttttttttaacatgtccTGCAGGGAAGCAGGTCATTTAATTGTGAAAGATTCTACTTTTTAGAAGCCTAAGGAATTATTGGATTCTGGTCTAATTGTTGAGGTGATAGTATTCACAGCTATCATCATCTTAACATGACCATGGCAAAGTCATCTCTTACTTAAGGTCCAGTTTATAAAAACTCTCAAGAATGCTCTCCCTCAGGAAAACATTGCAGTTAGTTTGAAATTGCAATTAGCCTAGAGCTTTTTTTTATGCTAATGCTATTTTTTTACAAGTTTAGAAATCATAAAATTAAGGGATTTTTAAATCGACagcaatattttgtaaataacaaaTTCCTTTAATAAATAACTATTACTATTCCTGATGCTTTTTCtattacccccccacccccttcggACTTTGGTAATACTGCTTTTTCATTGCTAAAATGAAGCAAATGCCTCTTTATTTTCAGAGGATTCAGTGTTCACAAAAGTGTCTACAGGCTTCTTGACACTTTCTGGAAATTTCATTCTCTTGAGCATCTCCTGAGATGCCTCCTGGCCTGATGGCCTAGTAAACAGGGAAGGAACATTAAAATATGATGCTCCTTGAAGAAACCTGCTCTGGGGGAAAGAGTCCACAGTGATTATCAGTTTGCCTGCATTACAAAATTATTGGAAAAAGATAAACGAGCATAACCATATCAAGACAACTTACTTACTCCAGTAGATGTCCTCCATTCTTTACCAAGATACTTTTCTCACTGTTCTGATAGCTGCATTCAGTTTCATTATCACTACCTTAAGTCCAGgtactatttgcctgagctggcttcgacctgtgatcttcctgatctctgccgcctgcgtagctaggattacaagtgtgagctgctGGCATACGTCCAGGTACTTACTCAATGTCTTGTCAGTTTAGTAGAAAGAGACAAATTGGATACTTGTGACATAAATAGACTAACATTGGATGATTAACAAGATGTTTCATGATTGTTTAAATGTTTAATACATAAAAGTACAAATAGTGATGATTGTACATTAAAATGTACATTAATTCATGCTGAGAAATGTACTATAGGTTCTGTCATCCTTGTGGAAACATTGTAGCATGTACCACTCCAGCACTGTCATCTTAAGGGACTACCACTGAATGTGTGGTCAGGCCTTGTCTGAAACATCATTATTCAGCACATGACTGTTTTGAACTTGTTTATTCTACCCATTAAAAGACCTGTccccccccccgcaaaaaaaaaaagagagagagagagagagaattggaaAACCTAGCTGTTCAGTCCTCGTATAAGCCACTGAAGGAGACCCTAAAATCATACATGGTGCCATGTTCTAGAAAAGGAGCTTAAATTTAGTATGAATAGCAAAACTCATGAAAATGATAATTGTTAAATTTTGGCAGTGACAATGAAATGGTGAGGTAGAGATAATTAAGCAATATCTTACATTTATATGGTGTAGAAGAATGGAaaatactctttttctttttgcatagtTCTAATTTGATTCTCACAGCTACCTGGGTATTCCTATGAAGGAGAAGAGGGTAATatggagaggttaagtgacttactTGAGGTCACACAGTCAATAAGGTAGAATCAGGACATTCAAACATAGGCCAATGATTtccaagtaaaattattttttgtatgtttggcactgggggatttgaactcagggctttgcacttgataagcaggtgctctaccacataagcacctgcttttgattgtttttgagatagggtcttgagtttataGACCAGCCAGCTTGAACCAGGATTCTCCTATTTAGGCTTTCTGAGGAGCTGCTATGACAGATGCATGCTACCCCACCCAACTTTTTATTGATTGTGATGGGGATCTCAGGAACTTTTttcaggggctggctttgaacttctatcctcccaatccctgtctccaaaatagctatgattacagataTAAACTATTGCACCTAgctgtaaaattatttttctaagaaaaaaaaattactcatatTAGAAGGATGCCTTCCTCAGGGGTGGggatcatatttaattttttttattttcagctgATTATGTGTCATATATGGATTAGGAATTTAATTTACTT
This window of the Castor canadensis chromosome 9, mCasCan1.hap1v2, whole genome shotgun sequence genome carries:
- the Lrat gene encoding lecithin retinol acyltransferase isoform X2, whose translation is MKNSMLEVVSLLLEKLLLISNLRLFSSSALGEDKGRNSFYEVNSFLRGDVLEVPRTHLTHYGIYLGDNRVAHLMPDILLVLTNDKGRTQKVVSNKRLLLGVIVKVASVRVDTVEDFAYGANILVNHLDESLKKKALLNEEVAERAEKLLGLTSYSLLWNNCEHFVTYCRYGTPLSPQAEKSRYYLPELASTCDLPDLCRLRS
- the Lrat gene encoding lecithin retinol acyltransferase isoform X1, translating into MKNSMLEVVSLLLEKLLLISNLRLFSSSALGEDKGRNSFYEVNSFLRGDVLEVPRTHLTHYGIYLGDNRVAHLMPDILLVLTNDKGRTQKVVSNKRLLLGVIVKVASVRVDTVEDFAYGANILVNHLDESLKKKALLNEEVAERAEKLLGLTSYSLLWNNCEHFVTYCRYGTPLSPQAEKFCEIVKIIIRDQRSVLASALLGLASIVCMGLMSYATLPAIFIPFFLWMAG